The Cognatishimia activa nucleotide sequence TGCATCGGCCGTAAGCCAATTGGTTGACCCGTTCAGCGTGGTTTTATTGCTGGGTGGTGTTCTATTGGGCACGATCATCGGAGTATTGCCCGGTCTTGGGGCACCGATCGCGATCACCATCGCATTGCCATTCACACTGTACATGGAGCCAGTGCCAGCCTTTGTGCTGCTCTTGGCGATCTATTCCGCCGCGACCTACGGCGGGTCAATCTCTGCGATTACGTTGGGAATACCCGGAACAGGATCGGCTGCGGCCACGGTGGAAGATGGACATAAGATGTTCAAGTCAGGCCGGGGCGGTGAAGCGCTTGGCCTTTCGTTGACGGCCTCGATCATTGGCGGATTGTTTTCAACAGTTGCATTGGCTCTCCTTGCACCCATGCTGGCGCGCATCGCGGTTGAGTTTGGACCGCTTGAGTATCTTGCGATCTCGGTCTTTGGCATCATCGTTGTTGTACGCGTTGCCGAAAAGAGCTTGGTCAAAGGCCTGGTCTCGGCCTGTATTGGGATTTGGCTGACAACCTGGGGCATCGACAATATCAGCGGTGCAGAGCGCTATATCTTCAACAACTACAATCTTTACGAAGGCCTGCCGTTTGTTGCGGTTCTGGTTGGGGTATTTGCGGTCTCCGAACTGCTAATGAGCTCAGAGCGCACGCTGCCGCCTGTCGACTTTGGTGCCAAAAGCTTGAAAGCGTCACTGCCTACTTTGGGCATCTTGAAAAAGTTCCGAGCGACCCTCGCGCGTTCCTCTGTCTTGGGGACTATTATCGGAATTCTGCCGGGCGAGGGTGCCGCGGTTGGTGCCTTCTTCAGCTATGCTGAGGCAAAGCGCCGGTCCGATACACCGGAGAAATTTGGAACAGGCATTCCCGAAGGTGTTGTGGCACCTGAGGCTGCAAACAATGCAACGGTTGGCGGGGCCTTGGTCCCAACGCTGACACTCGGGATCCCCGGAAGTCCGGCGGCGGCTGTTCTCTTGGGGGCCTTTTTGATCCAAGGACTCGCGCCTGGCCCCAAGCTGTTCTCCGAAGCGCCAGACCTGATGTATGCGATCTTCATCAGCCTGTTTGTCATCAACATCGTGATGCTGTTCACAGGGCTTCTGACGATCCGTGCCGCGGCCCGCATTATCACCATTCCACAACAAGTGATTGTCCCAACGGTGATGCTTCTCTGTCTGATTGGTGTCTTCAGTGTGAAAAACGATCTCTTCGGAGTGACTGTCCTAATCTGTGTCGGTGCCTTCGGCTATGTCTTGCGCAAGCTCAAATATGCGATCGCACCCTTCACGATAGGCTTTGTTCTTGGCCCGATTTTGGAGCGGTCCTTCCGCCAAAGTTATTTGCTAGGCGACGGCACTCTTATCGGTTTCTTTGAAAGCTGGATCGCAGTGTTGATTTACGGCCTCTTGGTGCTGACGGTCGCAGGTGGCCCGGTATTGAACTTCATTCGGAAACAGCGTGGCGCCGCTTCCAGTCGAGGTCAGAACAATGTTTGATCGGACTGAAAACGCAAAACGGCCCAACATCCTCTGGTTCTGTGCTGATCAGATGCGTCACGACACGATTGCGGCGCTGGGGAATACAGAAATCTCTACCCCGAATATCGACCGACTAGTACGCATGGGGACTGCGTTCGAGAATTGCTATGTTCAAAATCAGGTTTGCACACCAAGCCGTGCTAGCTTTCTGACGGGGCGGTATCCCGCTGCGCATCAGGTTTACCGCAACAACAACACATTCTTTCCGCCAGACGAAAAGCTTGTGACCAAAACGCTTGCTGACGCAGGATACGATTGTGGTTTGATTGGCAAGTTACATCTGTCCACTGCCACACGGTTAGAGGCACGAAATGACGATGGGTATCGCGTTTACGAGTGGTGCCAAAACCCGGGGTGGGAACGTGTCGAGGGATCAAACGCCTATTGGAATTGGCTGCGCGAGAAAGGCCATGTTCCAGAAGAGATTTTCCCTGATAAACCACCCTATCTTTCGACAAGTGTGCCCACAGAAATTCATCAGGCGGAATGGATCGCTGATCGTGCCATTTCCTTCATAGATGAAGAGCGGTCGGGCCCATGGCTCTTGAGTTTGAACCCGTTTGATCCTCATCCGCCGTTTGATCCACCGGAAGACCTTTATCAGAAATACTCTGAAGCTGATCTAACGCCCCCGCTGTTCAAGGAAAGCGACGTCGCCCATCAGCAGAAGTTCCGCAATGTTCGGAACCAGATGCGAGATGCGGTCAATCCGGTCTTAACTGAGCAGGAACGACAGCAATTCGCACCCAAACCGGGTGATCCGCTGGGTGCAAAACCGCCCAAGCGGTTTGATGGGATGGCCGTGAAGGCCGCCTACTACGCGATGATCGAAAATCTGGACAAGGCGTTTGGCAAGATCCTCGATCATCTGGAGCATCGAGGCTTGCTCGACAACACAGTGGTCATATTCACCTCTGATCATGGTGAAATGCTTGGGGACCATGGGCTGCTGTACAAAGGCTGCCGGTTCTTTGAGGGCCTTGTGCATGTTCCGCTGATCATGAGCGGACCCGGTATTGAGGCGGGGCAACGCCGCAAAGCCTTGGTTGAAACCATTGATATTGCGCCGACGTTGTTGGAATACGCGGGAATTGACCAGAGCCATGACATGCAGGGCTTGTCGCTTTCACCTGTTTTGGGCAAGGGCTTGGACTTCCACAAAGAAACGGTTGTGACGGACTTCAACGACAGCGTCGCGACCAGCGAGGCGAAGGATGACACACAAGCGTCGATGACCTTTGATGGTCGCTACAAACTTGTCGTCTACCATTCTCATCCCGGACTCGGAGAGCTTTTTGATCTGCAAGACGATCCCAATGAATTCACCTGCCGCTGGGATGATCCTGAATATCAAGGCCTCAAAGTTGAATTGCT carries:
- a CDS encoding tripartite tricarboxylate transporter permease, producing the protein MGSFEAFASAVSQLVDPFSVVLLLGGVLLGTIIGVLPGLGAPIAITIALPFTLYMEPVPAFVLLLAIYSAATYGGSISAITLGIPGTGSAAATVEDGHKMFKSGRGGEALGLSLTASIIGGLFSTVALALLAPMLARIAVEFGPLEYLAISVFGIIVVVRVAEKSLVKGLVSACIGIWLTTWGIDNISGAERYIFNNYNLYEGLPFVAVLVGVFAVSELLMSSERTLPPVDFGAKSLKASLPTLGILKKFRATLARSSVLGTIIGILPGEGAAVGAFFSYAEAKRRSDTPEKFGTGIPEGVVAPEAANNATVGGALVPTLTLGIPGSPAAAVLLGAFLIQGLAPGPKLFSEAPDLMYAIFISLFVINIVMLFTGLLTIRAAARIITIPQQVIVPTVMLLCLIGVFSVKNDLFGVTVLICVGAFGYVLRKLKYAIAPFTIGFVLGPILERSFRQSYLLGDGTLIGFFESWIAVLIYGLLVLTVAGGPVLNFIRKQRGAASSRGQNNV
- a CDS encoding sulfatase; this encodes MFDRTENAKRPNILWFCADQMRHDTIAALGNTEISTPNIDRLVRMGTAFENCYVQNQVCTPSRASFLTGRYPAAHQVYRNNNTFFPPDEKLVTKTLADAGYDCGLIGKLHLSTATRLEARNDDGYRVYEWCQNPGWERVEGSNAYWNWLREKGHVPEEIFPDKPPYLSTSVPTEIHQAEWIADRAISFIDEERSGPWLLSLNPFDPHPPFDPPEDLYQKYSEADLTPPLFKESDVAHQQKFRNVRNQMRDAVNPVLTEQERQQFAPKPGDPLGAKPPKRFDGMAVKAAYYAMIENLDKAFGKILDHLEHRGLLDNTVVIFTSDHGEMLGDHGLLYKGCRFFEGLVHVPLIMSGPGIEAGQRRKALVETIDIAPTLLEYAGIDQSHDMQGLSLSPVLGKGLDFHKETVVTDFNDSVATSEAKDDTQASMTFDGRYKLVVYHSHPGLGELFDLQDDPNEFTCRWDDPEYQGLKVELLQRHMDRMMGTICAGPERAPMPNIVRPG